GGGCGACTGCGTCGAACTTCCAGATATTGGCGCGTTGCTTGATCTTCTTGACGTGAAAATGCACCTGATCACCGGGCTCGACCGGCTTGCGGAATTTCGCCTTGTCGATCGTCATGAAATAGACCAGTTGCGGCGGCGCGTCGTCGCCGCGTGCATGGACACACAAAGCACCGGCCGTTTGCGCCATCGCTTCGATGAGAAGAACCCCGGGAAAGACCGGTCTTTCGGGAAAGTGCCCGGAAAAATGGGGTTCGTTGATCGTGACGTTCTTGATTCCGATGCAACTGTTATCGTCATCCATCTCGATGATCTTGTCGATAAGCAGGAAAGGATACCTGTGCGGCAGAAGTTTCATGATTCTCATGATATCTGCGCTGGCAAGTGTCTTTTTTTCTTCGTCTTCCATGAGTGCCCCTCGGCGGATTAACTCCGAAACATTCAAATCAACGCGGTTTACGGTTCGTTGCCGCGTTCTGCAAGCTTTCTGACGGCAGCAACTTCCCTGAACCACTGTTTCACCGGCTTCGCAGGCGTGCCGCCATAGCGTCCGCCGGGAGCCAGGTCTTCACTAACCACGCTCACGGCCGCAATCTGCGCGCCCATTCCGATCGTCACATGGCCGCGCACACCTGTCTGGCCGCCGATCGCTACAAAGTCTTCGAGGGTGCAACTGCCGGACAAGCCGACCTGCGACACCAGAACACAATGCCGTCCGACAACCACGTTGTGGCCAATCTGAACCTGATTGTCGATCTTGGTGCCTTCTCCGATGATGGTGTCCCGGTTTGCACCCCGATCAATCGTCGTATTGGCACCGACCTCGACATCGTCCTGGATGATGACACGCCCTACCTGCGGAACCTTCAGATGTCCCTGTGGCCCCATCGCGTAGCCGAAGCCGTCCTGTCCGCAACACACGCCCGGGTGAAACGTGACCCTGTTCCCGAGAACGGAATGCTGAACGGTGCAATTGGGTCCAACAACGCAATTGCGGCCGATCTTTACCCCGAAACCGATGACTGCGTTTGCACGAATGACGCTGCCCGAGCCGATCTCGGCATCCGCCCCGACAACCGCTCCCGCCTCGATCGTGACATTTTCCTCAAGTGTGGCCGTCGGATCGACAACCGCCCTTTGCGAGACACCTGAGCTGGCCGGCTCCCTGGGCGACATGGCGTCCGGGAAGAGGTTTGCCAACACCTTTGCCCAGGACCGGTAGGCATCGTCGCAGACCAGAACCGCCACGTTCTCCGGAACCTTGTCCTTGTGTTTCCGGCCGACGAGACAGGCGGCCGCCCCTGTGGTTTCCAGCTGTTTCAGGTAGGCCGTGTTGTCAAAGAATACGAGCGTGCCGGCCCCTGCATCTTCAAGCGGAGCAACATCCGAAATTTCGAGTGTCTCGTCGCCACGGTAGATTTCCGCCCCTGCCCATTCGGCAACCATCTTGAGCACAATGGAATTCGGGAATTCGAAGAACCTGGGCTCGGACATATTGTCATCCTTGTTGCAAGCCAACAAAAAAGGCCGCCGTAAAGACCGGCGGCCGTTTTCTAACCCGATTGACCGCCATTTAGAAGCGGGTACCACCGCTCAATCTGAACAGCTGGGTCTTGTCGGAGTCTTCCTTTACGAGCGGATAGGCAAAGTCGGCACGGATCGGGCCGAACGGCGATCTCCACCGCACACCTGCACCGACCGACGCGCGGATCGCCAGATCGTTGGAATCGATCCTGCCGCCATTGTTCTCAACCAGACTGACCAGATCGCTGTCCGCATCCCAAAGAGAACCGGCATCAGCGAATACCGCACCGCTCAGCCCGAGTTCCTTCGGAATGATCGGGAACGGGAACGTGCCCTCAGCGGTTGCCGCGAAGAAGAACCGGCCACCGATAGCATCATCCGTCGTTGCGTCACGAGGACCGATACCCTGGTTTTCAAAGCCGCGCACGAGGTTGCCGCCAAGCATGAACTGCTCGGACACCCGCAGGCGCTCGTCACCCAGTGCCATGATGTTACCACCACGGAACTGCAAGCTTCCGACGATGCCGTAATCAGCCAGGATTTCCTTGTAGGCGCGGGCCTGTGCTTCGGTCTTGATGTAGTAGCTGTCGCCGCCAAGACCTGCAAACTGCTGACCGAAGGAGGCATAGATGCCATCCGTGGGGTCAAGGTTCCGGTCGAGCGTGTTGTAGCGAAGATCGTAACCGACGAGCGATGTCAGGTAGGTTCCGAGCGAGTCACAAACAGCAAGCGACAGATTGTTGGTGTTACAATTGTTGATGTTGGTCGACTCGTTGTCGGGATCGGAGTTGTCCTCCTGGAAGATGTTGTAGAACAGCCGAAGCGTCAGCTCTTCTTCGCGCAGCGGCAACGTGAAGCCGAATCCGCCACCCGTTCTCTCCTGGTCGAACGAACGGTAGTCGTTGGCATCATCCACCCTGCGATAGACATCGACGTCGAACGCTACCCGGCGTCCCATGAAGAACGGCTCCACGAAACGGAACTCATATGACTGGGTATCGGTGCCGCCACCGATGGAGAGCTTCACGAACTGGCCTCTGCCGAGGAAGTTCTTTTCCGTCAGCGAAACGTCACCGACGATACCGTCGACGGTCGAGTAACCGACACCGAACGAGATTTCACCCGTCGGTTTTTCTTCCACGCGAACATTGACGACGACGCGGTCAGGCGCGCTGCCCTGCTGCGTGGTGATCGACACGTTCTCGAAGAAATCAAGGTTGCGCAAACGGCGTTCGGCCTTGTCCACGAGCGCCCGGTTGAAGGCATCGCCTTCCACGATATCGAATTCGCGGCGAATGACATATTCACGGGTCCGGTCGTTCCCGATGATATTGATCCGCTCGATATAGGCGCGCGGGCCTTCCTCGATGTAGTAGATCAGCGAAATCGTGTTGTCGTCGTAGTTGCGCGACCCTCTGGGGCGGACACGCGCAAACGCATATCCTTCCTCGGAAACGCGCAGGGTGATTTCTTCGACGGACTGCTCGACGCGCAAGGAGTTGAAGGTCTGGCCGCTGCGCGTACGTACGAGCTTGCGCAGGTCTTCAGGGTCGACTTCGGCGATGGTCGAAACCAGTTCGACATCGCGGATCTTGTATCTCTCACCTTCATCCACGGTGAAGGTGACGTAGAAGATGTTCTGCTCGCGATCGAGGTCCGCGCTTACCGAAACAATCCGGAAATCGGCATAGCCCTTCTGATTGTAATACCGGCGAAGCAGTTCCTCATCGGCGGCCAATCGGTCAGGGTCGTAGGTGTCGGTGCTGCGCAGGAAGCTCAGAAGACCGGTTTCGCGCGTGCGAATGACGTCGCGCAGACGGCCATCGCTGAACGCCTTGTTGCCGATGAAACTGATGCGCTCGACACCCGTCTTCGCACCTTCGTTGATTTCAAAGACGAGGTCGACCCGGTTTTGTCCCCGGTCGATGATCTTCGGCTCGACGGACGCACCGAAGCGGCCAGAGCGGCGATAGGACTCGAGAATGTTCTGCACGTCCGCCTGAACGCGGGCGCGGGACAGCGTTGTCCTGGGCTGCGAACGGACCGCAGTTTCCAGGGCGTCGTCCTTGATCTTCCGGTTACCTTCGAAAGAGACGCGATTGATGATCGGATTTTCCGAAACCGTTACGATGACCGTGCTGCCGCGAGGGGTGATGTCGACAGTGGCGAACAGGCCGGTCGCATAGAGCGCTTTCAGGGATTCATCCACATCAAAGGCGCTGTAGGAGCGGCCGGGGACAATCGTCATGTAGCTTATGACGGTTTCATCCTCGACGCGGGTGTTCCCCTGCACCTGAATGCTTCGGGCCACGGCTGCCTCGGCAACCGAAACAAAGGAAATTGGTCCCGCCACTTGCGGCGCGACCGACCCTACCGAAAATACGGCTGCCGCCAAACACACGGCCCGTATAAGTCTCTGCAATCGCTGCATTATTGCGCTATGCCTTTTTTGTAGTACCTCATCCGGAAACCTGCACTCACCCCTGCGGATTCCCGGAACCGACGAACGTTGTATAGGTTTTTACCGATAACGCAACCGCACTTCGAGTGCTGAAAGCGATTTAGTCTGAAGACGTTGCGTCAATGTCACGGCTGCTAGGAATCGTTTGATACGAGACGCAAAATATCCCTCCAGGTTACGAAGACCATTAGCATTAATACCAAGCCCAAACCGATGCGGAAGCCGACATCCTGTACGCGCTCGCTCAAGGGCTTGCCCCGCAAGGCTTCCGCAGCGAAGAAAACAAGATGACCGCCATCCAGAATCGGGACGGGTGCCAGATTGATCAGGCCGATACTCACCGACAGAACGGCCGCGAGCGAGATCAGCGGAATCAAGCCATGTTCCGCGACTTTTCCCGAAATCTCGGCAACGCGGATCGGGCCGCCAAGCTGGTCCGCGGACTGGCGCTGGGTGATCACACCCCAGATGTAACTGACGGTGCCGTCCATGATCCTGTAGGTTTCCCTGGCACCTTCCGCGATGGCTCCGAGCGGGCCGTACTGGATGCGAATGACATTCTCCGGATCGGCACTTCCGCGAAGACCGATATCACCGGCCATTTGACGCTCGCCCAGGAACACTTCCTTTTCCTTGGCGTCCGGCGTCACCGTCAGGGCGACGAGGTCTCCCCCGCGTTCCACCTGAAAAACCAGCGGATTGTTGGCATTCATCAGGACAATCTGGCGCAGTTCGCCGAAGGTGTGAATGTCACGGCCGTCGATCTGTTTAACAACGTCGCCGGCGACGATACCGCCTCTTGCCGCCGCGCCGTCGGGGAAGACCTCTTCCACGACCGGGACCAAACCCTGTTTGCCGGCGGACACGAACAGGGCTGCAAAGATGGCGATTGCAAGCAGGAAATTCGCCAGCGGGCCGGCGGCGACAATCGCCGCTCGTTGCCAGACGGGCTTGGCGATGAAAGCGGTCTTGCGCTCTTCGTCGCTCATGTTCGCGATGATTTCACGGCTGGGAACACTTGCCGCGTTTTCATCGCCGGCAAATTTCACGTAGCCGCCGAGCGGGATCATGCACAACTTCCAGCGCGTACCCTTGCGGTCGTTCCAGCCGAAGATCTCGCGGCCGAACCCGACGGCGAACGCGTCAACCTTCACGTTGCACCAGCGGGCAACGGCGAAATGTCCAAGTTCATGGAAAAACACCACGATTGTCAGGACAAACAGAAAGGGAATGATCGTTCCGACAACGAGGGAATAAGCAGATACTAAGAGATCCATGAACGGGTCCGATCCAAACGCGACGACGCATTTATTGCATCACATTATTAATAAGAGAATTACGGCGCGTTAATGGTAAGATACTTTTTTTGCTGCAGCATCAATGCCATGACGTCCGGCTCTCGACCCACTCTAAGGTCTTTTGCCGCGCTTCGGAATCCAGGTTGAGTACGTCTTCAACACATTTTGAAGGTTTGAGCAGGTCTGAAGCGGACAAATGTTCGAGAACGGCTTCGATTGCCGCTGGAATATCCAGGAACCCGATACGGCCATTCAAAAAGGCCTGAACCGCGACCTCGTCCGCCGCATTGAGCGCAGCCGGCGCGCCGCCACCCGCATCCAGTGCCTGAAGCGCAAGACCCAGGCAGGGAAATCTGACCGCGTCAGGAGCTTCGAAGGTCAGCGTTCCAAGCTCCGCCAGGTCCAATCGCTTGACCGGTACGGGCATGCGCTTGGGGAAGGACAGGCAGTGTGCGATCGGTGTCCGCATGTCCGGGCTACCCAGTTGCGCAAGAAGCGAGCCGTCTTTGTACTGCACGAGCCCGTGAACCGTCGACTGCGGGTGAACAAGAACATCGAGCTGATCATTTGCAACGGGGAAAAGATGCGCAGCCTCAATGACTTCAAACCCTTTGTTCATCATGGTTGCACTGTCGATCGTAATCCGTGAACCCATATCCCAGTTCGGGTGCCTGAGGGCCTGTGCCGGAGTGACGGATTTCATCTTCTCGATAGGCCAGGTTCTGAACGGACCGCCTGACGCCGTGAGGATGACCTTTTCGATCTGATCAGCCTGGTCTTTCTCGAACACCTGAAAAATCGCATTGTGCTCACTGTCGACCGGTAGAAGTTCCGCTCCAGCCTCGCGAACCCGATCCACGAACAGATCACCGGCACACACAAGGCATTCCTTGTTGGCGAGCGCAATGCGGCGCCCCGGCTTGATGGCCCTGAATGTCGGTGCCAGCCCCGCGGCACCCACGATCGCACCGACAACCAGATCCGCCTCCAGATCCACGGCTTCCGCGATCGCGGCCTGCCCGCTCGCGGCCCGGATGCCTGTTCCACTCAGTCGATCAGCGAGCAACTGGTAGTTTTCGTTTTCCGCCAGAACTGCAATCGACGCATTGAGTTTGATCGCCATGTCGGCGAGCGCATCCGCATTCCGATTGGCCACAAGTGCAATGACGTCAAAACGATCGGGATTTCTTTCAAGAAGATCGGCGAGACTTTGACCGATCGACCCCGTCGCCCCCAGAACGGTAACCCTGACCGGGCCCTGCCCGGTATCGATTGCGGCGTCAGCCGGCATCGAACTTCCCCCAAGCTTATCCAAGTCCAAGGCCCGCGACAGGATCTGAAAGTGGGCCGCCGAGCAGAACTCCGATGAGAACGGCAAAGATCGCGGCAGCAACGAGGCCGTCGATCCGATCCATGATGCCGCCGTGACCGGGAATCAACTGACCGGAATCCTTGACGTCGAACCGGCGTTTGATTGCCGACTCGAGCAGATCCCCCGCCTGCGAGATGACGGACAGAACGATCGCGACGCCGGCCCAGCCCAGCAGCCCCTGCGCATTCGCAAGCGCAGCCACCGCCGTACCGAAAACGGTCGCGAAGACCAATCCGCCAAGCGCACCCGACCATGTCTTTTTCGGAGAAATACGCTCCCAGAGTTTCGGCCCCCCAAACGCCCGTCCGGTGAAATAGGCGAAGATGTCGGTTGCCCAGACGACGAACATGAGGAAAAAAGCGAACAGCAGTCCGTCGCTCCCCGAGCGAATTGCGAGGAGCGAAAACAGGGCGAGACCGCTGAACAGCACGCCTTCCGCCCCCCAGCGGCCTGTCTGTCCGCCGCCTGCACAAAGAAACACGGAGGCGGATCCTGCGACCAGGACGATGAGGGAGATTTCCGGGAGGCCGATGACCTGGAAAACGGTCAGCGCGGGAAGCGTCAGAAAACTCAGCGCGGCCGGAAGCAAGGCATCACGTGTCCCGGTGATCGACATCCATTCCCACAGGAACAGCAAGGCTGCAACAAGGACGAGGATCGCAAAGGCAAGCCCGCCCCAGAAGGTTATCAACAGCACCAGCGGTCCCAGGATCACGGCAGAAACAAGCCGCAACCGCAAGTCGGACATTTTGGTTTGTTTCGGTCCGGGCTCTGCCATTATGGATGCCGCATGTCAGAGCGCTTTGGCATCGACCCCGCCATAGCGCCTCTCGCGATTGCAATAACAGCTGAGGGCCTCATCGAGCGCGGCTTCGTCGAAATCCGGCCAGTTCAGGTCACAGAAGTAAAATTCGGAATACGCAGCCTGCCAGAGAAGAAAATTGGAAAGACGTATTTCGCCGCTGGTCCGGATGATAAGATCCGGGTCCGGCAGGCCGCCGGTATCCAGAGCCTGTGAAACAAGGTCCTCTGAAAGGTCTTCGACCCGCAAGTCGCCGTCTTTGACGCGCTGCGCGAGGTGCTGCGCGGCCCTGACGATTTCATCACGCGCGCCGTAGTTGAACGCGACCACCAGATCCAGTCCGGTGTTCTTGCGCGTCAGGTCCTCGGCCTCCTCCAGCAATGCCAGAATGCCAGGTTCCAGATCACTGCGTCCGCCGATCACGCGAATACGCACATTCGCCTCGTGCAGTTCACTGAGGTCGCGCTGAACAAAGCGCTTAAGCAAACCCATCAGGAACGAAACCTCGGTTGCCGGCCGATTCCAGTTCTCGGAGGAGAAGCTGTAGATCGTCACGATCCTGATACCGATATTCCCGGCGTGCCGGATCGTCCTTCTGAGCGCTTCCAAGCCCTGGCGATGCCCCTCCGTCCGCGGCAGGCCACGTGCCGTCGCCCAACGTCCGTTGCCATCCATGATGAAGGCAACATGTTTGGGCAAATTGCCGATCGATCTGCTTTCCGCCGGTGCTTGCGGGTTCGGGCTGACGCTCATAGGCTCCCCCTGATCACAGGTCCGGTCACAGCCTAGACCTGCGAAATTTCCTGTTCTTTTCGCTCCAGCATGCTGTCGACTTCGCCAATCATCTGATCGGTCAGCTTCTGCACTTCGTCCGACGCGACCCTGCTGTCATCCTGGGAGATATCACCGTCTTTCTCGGCTTTCTTGGCGTCATCCATCCCATCACGGCGCACGTGTCTGATGGCGACTTTCGCCTGTTCGGCATACTTGTGCGCAACCTTGATGAGTTCCTGGCGCCGCTCCTGGTTGAGTTCTGGAATCGGCAGGCGGAGTAACTGCCCGTCAACCACCGGATTCAGGCCGAGATTTGATTCCCGGATCGCCTTCTCGACGGCGGCGACCATGCTTTTGTCCCAGACCTGCACCGCGACCATACGCGGCTCCGGTACGGACACGGTAGCAACCTGGTTGATCGGCATGGCCTGGCCGTAGGCGTCGACGGACACCGGGTCCATCATGGACGCGGATGCGCGACCGGTACGAAGGCCTGCAAAATCGGTTTTCAGCACCGAGAGCGCGCCTTGCATGCGGCGCTTCAAATCGTCCAGATCGACACCTTCTACCGACATTTTGTCCTCACTAGTGTTTTTTGCGTGGCTAAATGGAGTCTCAGCGCGCGCCAACATGGCACAAACGCGCTGAAACACAAGGGCTTGAAGAAAAGATCAGGCTGAAAAGTGTCAGTCGCCCACGACTGTATAAGTGCCTGTTTCCTGAAGCACGCTCACCAGCGCACCTGGAGTATGGATTGAAAATACGATGACAGGAATGGAGTTGTCGCGCGCCAGTGCAATGGCCGTTGTGTCCATGACCTTCAGATTGCGCGTGATGACCTCTTCATACCCGAGGGTCGCATACCTTTCGGCGTCGGGGTTCTCCTTGGGATCGTCCGAATAGACGCCGTCGACCTGGGTCCCTTTCAGAAAGGCGTCGCACTTCATCTCCGCTGCGCGCAGGGCCGCGCCGCTGTCCGTGGTGAAAAACGGGTTTCCCGTTCCGCCTGCGAAGATGATCACATCGCCGTCTTCCATGTAGCGGTCGGCAACGCGCTGCGAAAACGTCTCGCAGATCGACGGAACCGCAACGGCCGACAGGACGCGGGCGTTGACCTTCAAGCGCCGCAAGGCATCGGCCAGGGTCAGGCTGTTCATGATGGTCGCGAGCATCCCCATGTGGTCACCCGTGACCCGGTTGCCGCCTTTCGCTGCAACGGCAACGCCGCGGAAGATGTTACCGCCACCGACGACAACGCCGACCTGGGCTCCGAGAGCCACGGCGTCGGCAATTTCCTTCGCGATCCTTTGCACAATGGCCGGGTCAATTCCAAAAGCCTGCGATCCCATCAGGGCCTCACCGGAGAGTTTCAGAAGGATCCGTTTCCAACGCAAAGAATTCGTCATGTGTTCACCTGGATTAGAATTGTCTTTCTAAAAAAAAAGCGCCGGACTTGCCGGCGCTTTCGTGAGCTTATTGCCCGGTGGCTGCCGCCACCTCCGCGGCGAAGTCCTGCTCTTCCTTCTCGATCCCCTCACCCAGGGCAAGACGGACGAAACCGGTAAGCTTGACTTCGGTCCCGAGTTCTTTCGCAAGCGCCTCTACAGCCTGTTCAACCGTCTGATCCGGGTTGATGACAAAGGCCTGTTTCACGAGGGTAACTTCCTCGTAGAATTTGCGCAAACGTCCTTCCACCATCTTTTCGATGATGTTGTCAGGCTTGCCGGACTCGCGCGCCTGCTCGGAAAAAACGGTCTTTTCACGTTCGACGACAGCGGGATCCAGCGCTTCCGTGTTCAGGGCAAGCGGGCTTGTCGCCGCCACGTGCATCGCGATCTGACGGCCGAGGCCATCGAGCTTTGCAGCATCTGCAGACGATTCCAGCGCGACGAGCACACCGATCTTGCCAAGTCCTTCGGCAACCTTGCCGTGGACATAGGTCGAAACGACACCTTCGTTGACCGCAAGCAGTGCGGAACGGCGCAGCGTCATGTTTTCGCCGATGGTCGCGATCGCGTCGGTGATCGCGTCGGCAACCGACTTGCCGTCCAGATCGGCAGCGGCCAGCGCCTCTACCGAACCGTCGGTCGATGTCGCAACCTTGGCAACTTTGGCGACCAGTTCCTGGAAGCCCTCGTTGCGCGCAACAAAGTCCGTCTCGGAGTTCAGCTCGATTACGGCAGCCTTGGTGCCGTCGGTTGCAACACCAACAAGACCTTCAGCGGCAACGCGTCCGGCTTTCTTCGCGGCCTTTGCGAGGCCCTTGGTGCGCAGCCAGTCGACAGCCGCCTCCATGTCACCGCCAGATTCATTCAAAGCGGTCTTGCAGTCCATCATGCCAGCGCCGGATTTCTCACGGAGCTCTTTTACCATCGCAGCGGTAATGCTCATCGATTGCCTCGTGGATGGGGGTTTCAGATAAGACACGGTTTAGCTGATCGCTGCCCGCATCTTTATGACGGGACTGCAACAAAGTGCAGCCCGCCTTGCGAATTCAACATGTAATCTGCCGCGGCATTGCGCGGCAGTACCGGATCAGGCTTGCGCCGCAGCCGTCGCGTCTTCAGCCGGAGCTTCGTCAGCGACCGGCGCTGCTTCTGCTACCGGAGCTTCTTCAGCAGCCGGGGCTTCTTCAGCAGGTGCAGCTTCTTCCGCGGCCTCGACCAGAACCTCTTCAACCGGCGCTTCTTCCGCCTCGCCGAGGTCCATACCGGCAGCACCCTGTGCCCGGGAGATCCCGTCGATTGCAGCACGCGCGATCAGATCGCAGTAAAGCGAAATGGCACGGCCCGCATCGTCGTTGCCCGGCACCGGATAGGTGATGCCATCCGGATTGGAATTGGAATCGAGGATCGCGGCAACGGGAATGCCGAGACGGCGCGCTTCCTGGATGGCGATTGCCTCACGGTTCGTGTCGACCACGAAGATAAGGTCCGGAATACCGCCCATGTCCTTGATGCCGCCCAGGTTCCGCTCGAGCTTCTCGCGCTCGCGGTCCATGAACAGGCGCTCTTTCTTCGTCAGGGCGTTTGCCGCATCCGAAGACAGCGTTTCTTCCAGTTTGCGCAGACGCTGAATGGACTGGGAGATGGTCTTCCAGTTCGTGAGCATGCCGCCGAGCCAACGGGCGTTGACGAAATACTGCGCGGAATTGCGGGCAGAAGAAGCGACCGCTTCCTGCGCCTGACGCTTGGTACCGACGATCAGCACGCGGCCACCGCCGGCAACCGTGTCCGAAACAGCTTTCAGCGCCTGGTGCAAGAGAGGTACCGTCTGCGACAGATCCATGATATGAACATCGTTACGTACACCAAAGATGTACTGGCCCATACGCGGGTTCCAACGGTGTTTCTGGTGACCAAAGTGAACGCCGGCTTCGAGCAGCTGACGCATGGTGAAATCGGGCAAAGCCATGGCCCTTAATCTCCTGAGTTTTCCGGTTTAACCTCCGCAAGAGGAGTATGGGCCGGAGGATCTCTCCAATCGGCCACCGGATGGACCCCGATAAACTCAGGTTCCGCCCCTTGCGTGTGGAATGCGCGCCTTATAGTTGGCAGCGAAACTTATTTCAAGACCAAAACCCGCTTTTCTTTCCAACTTCGGGCGATCACCAGTTCCGCCTGAAACACGAATGTTCTGGTTGTCCGGACACAGGAGAGTGGATTGAGGGGGCGGCTGGCGTCAGAGGGGCTAGAACCCTTTGACCCCATGTAACATTCAGGAGATCGCGGCAGGGGTCAGCTGCGCTGGCTCTTGTTAATCAAGTCGGCCGCCTTGCGCCGAACCGACCGACCAGTGATCCGGATTGACGCGCACGAAGATCTGGGCACGCTGGCGTTCCGTCACGTCGGCGTTTTCCGCCGAATCCTCCACGC
This region of uncultured Roseibium sp. genomic DNA includes:
- the tsf gene encoding translation elongation factor Ts codes for the protein MSITAAMVKELREKSGAGMMDCKTALNESGGDMEAAVDWLRTKGLAKAAKKAGRVAAEGLVGVATDGTKAAVIELNSETDFVARNEGFQELVAKVAKVATSTDGSVEALAAADLDGKSVADAITDAIATIGENMTLRRSALLAVNEGVVSTYVHGKVAEGLGKIGVLVALESSADAAKLDGLGRQIAMHVAATSPLALNTEALDPAVVEREKTVFSEQARESGKPDNIIEKMVEGRLRKFYEEVTLVKQAFVINPDQTVEQAVEALAKELGTEVKLTGFVRLALGEGIEKEEQDFAAEVAAATGQ
- the rpsB gene encoding 30S ribosomal protein S2, which translates into the protein MALPDFTMRQLLEAGVHFGHQKHRWNPRMGQYIFGVRNDVHIMDLSQTVPLLHQALKAVSDTVAGGGRVLIVGTKRQAQEAVASSARNSAQYFVNARWLGGMLTNWKTISQSIQRLRKLEETLSSDAANALTKKERLFMDREREKLERNLGGIKDMGGIPDLIFVVDTNREAIAIQEARRLGIPVAAILDSNSNPDGITYPVPGNDDAGRAISLYCDLIARAAIDGISRAQGAAGMDLGEAEEAPVEEVLVEAAEEAAPAEEAPAAEEAPVAEAAPVADEAPAEDATAAAQA